A portion of the Polaribacter cellanae genome contains these proteins:
- the greA gene encoding transcription elongation factor GreA: MSEISYYSAEGLKKLKDELVQLEQVERPRVTQEIADARDKGDLSENAEYHAAKEEQSHLEFKIAKLKNVISKARILDESQLDTSKILIHSNVVIKNTTNGMEMKYRLVADSETDVRNGKLSVNSPIGKGLLGKKVGEIAEIQVPNGIMKFEIVEISR; encoded by the coding sequence ATGAGCGAAATATCTTATTACTCAGCAGAAGGATTAAAGAAGTTGAAAGACGAATTGGTTCAATTAGAACAAGTAGAAAGACCAAGAGTAACACAAGAAATTGCAGATGCAAGAGATAAAGGAGATTTAAGTGAAAATGCGGAATACCATGCAGCAAAAGAAGAACAATCTCACTTAGAATTTAAGATTGCGAAGTTAAAAAATGTAATTTCTAAGGCACGTATTTTAGATGAATCTCAATTAGATACCTCAAAAATATTAATTCATTCGAACGTAGTTATAAAAAATACGACTAACGGAATGGAAATGAAATATAGACTAGTTGCAGATTCTGAAACCGATGTTAGAAATGGAAAATTATCTGTTAATTCTCCTATTGGAAAAGGATTGTTAGGTAAAAAAGTTGGAGAAATTGCGGAAATTCAGGTTCCAAATGGAATTATGAAATTCGAAATTGTTGAGATTTCTAGATAA
- a CDS encoding HIT family protein, translated as MSIFTKIIAGEIPSYKVAENDDFFAFLDINPNAKGHTLVVPKKEENKIFDLSKDEYKNLMDFSYDVAKAIEKAIPCKRVGMSVIGLEVPHVHVHLIPLNEMADIQFDKKVKLTKDEFVVLAEKIASKF; from the coding sequence ATGAGCATATTTACAAAAATAATTGCAGGAGAAATTCCAAGTTATAAAGTTGCAGAAAACGACGATTTTTTTGCTTTTTTAGATATCAACCCGAATGCAAAAGGGCATACTTTGGTTGTTCCAAAAAAGGAAGAAAATAAAATTTTCGATTTGTCTAAAGACGAATATAAAAACTTAATGGATTTCTCTTACGATGTTGCAAAAGCGATTGAAAAAGCGATTCCTTGTAAAAGAGTTGGAATGAGTGTTATTGGTTTAGAAGTACCACATGTACATGTGCATTTAATTCCTTTAAATGAAATGGCAGACATTCAGTTCGATAAAAAAGTAAAGTTAACAAAGGACGAGTTTGTTGTTTTGGCTGAAAAAATTGCTTCTAAATTTTAG
- a CDS encoding sensor histidine kinase has product MKFTTNTLFFKRTAIIISLAIVSLILWNTYMFFQNFKHEERSKMEIFGAAIKEFATNPNLDDSFYIEGMIIENNTNIPSILVDENGKISSWQNLDSVKAKKPAYLQAQLKKMMRENNPIVINLSDDKTNKVYYRNSDLLNRLTYYPLALILILFLFLSVIYLFYNTNKIAETNKLWTGMAKETAHQIGTPLSSLLGWIAILKMEKVEDKYVEEIEKDVHRLNTIANRFSKIGSVPELKKQNIVEITKTAYDYLESRSSKQITFSFSSSEKELFANINTELFGWVIENLIKNAIDAMLGKGELKLAIETKQQKIKITITDTGKGMSKKLFKQIFKPGFTTKKRGWGLGLSLSKRIVEDYHKGKIFVKKSEIGKGTTFQILLDKV; this is encoded by the coding sequence ATGAAATTTACAACCAACACACTTTTCTTTAAAAGAACCGCAATTATTATTTCTCTTGCGATTGTTTCTTTAATTCTTTGGAATACATATATGTTTTTTCAGAATTTTAAACACGAAGAACGTTCTAAAATGGAAATTTTTGGTGCTGCAATAAAGGAGTTTGCTACAAACCCAAATTTAGACGATAGTTTTTATATTGAAGGGATGATTATCGAAAACAACACAAATATTCCTTCTATTTTGGTCGACGAAAATGGAAAAATTTCCTCTTGGCAAAATTTAGATTCTGTAAAAGCCAAAAAACCTGCCTATTTACAAGCACAGTTAAAGAAAATGATGCGTGAAAACAATCCAATTGTTATTAACCTTTCAGACGATAAAACAAACAAAGTTTATTACAGAAATTCCGATTTATTAAATAGATTAACATATTATCCTCTTGCACTTATTTTAATTTTATTTCTTTTTTTAAGTGTTATTTACTTGTTCTACAATACCAATAAAATTGCTGAAACTAACAAATTATGGACAGGAATGGCAAAGGAAACTGCGCATCAAATTGGCACACCTTTATCTTCTTTATTAGGTTGGATTGCCATTTTAAAAATGGAAAAAGTAGAGGATAAATATGTGGAAGAAATAGAAAAAGATGTCCATCGATTAAATACCATTGCCAATCGTTTTTCTAAAATTGGTTCTGTACCAGAATTAAAAAAACAGAATATTGTAGAAATTACTAAAACTGCGTATGATTATTTGGAATCTCGAAGTTCTAAACAAATAACGTTTTCTTTTTCATCTTCAGAAAAAGAATTATTCGCAAACATAAATACCGAATTATTTGGTTGGGTAATCGAAAACTTAATTAAAAATGCGATTGATGCAATGTTAGGGAAAGGCGAACTAAAATTAGCCATAGAAACCAAGCAACAGAAAATAAAAATTACAATTACAGATACTGGAAAAGGAATGTCTAAAAAATTATTTAAACAAATCTTTAAACCTGGTTTTACCACAAAAAAGCGTGGTTGGGGCTTGGGTTTATCACTTTCCAAACGTATTGTAGAAGATTATCACAAAGGAAAAATTTTCGTAAAGAAATCAGAAATTGGAAAAGGGACTACGTTTCAGATTTTGTTGGATAAGGTTTAG
- a CDS encoding flavin reductase family protein, whose amino-acid sequence MLSIDPNKISTSKLHGYLLGAVAPRPIAFASTIDEDGNANLSPFSFFNVFGSNPPIMIFSPARRVRDNTIKHTLENALATKEVVINMVNYSIVQQMSLSSTEYPKGVNEFEKAGFTMLKSDQIKPFRVAESPVQFECKVNDVIFTGDKGGSGNLIVCEVVKIHISEDVLDENGAIDQYKIDLVARAGGSYYSRARDGFFEIPKPISTLGIGVDAIPLEIRNSTVLTGNNLGMLGNVEELPNKKNVDNFAKEHPHFMGLETTKKHTFAQEFLEKNDVESAWKVLLIK is encoded by the coding sequence ATGTTAAGTATAGATCCAAATAAAATTTCTACAAGCAAATTACATGGTTATTTATTAGGTGCAGTTGCTCCTAGACCTATTGCTTTTGCGAGTACAATAGATGAAGATGGAAATGCAAATTTATCGCCTTTTAGTTTTTTTAATGTGTTTGGCTCAAATCCGCCAATTATGATTTTTTCTCCAGCCAGAAGAGTTCGAGATAATACCATAAAACACACGTTAGAAAATGCCTTGGCAACCAAAGAAGTGGTTATAAATATGGTAAATTATAGTATTGTACAACAAATGTCTTTGAGCTCTACAGAATATCCAAAAGGCGTAAATGAGTTCGAAAAAGCAGGTTTTACCATGCTAAAATCCGACCAAATAAAACCTTTTAGAGTTGCAGAATCTCCTGTACAATTCGAATGCAAGGTAAATGATGTTATTTTTACTGGAGATAAAGGTGGATCAGGAAATTTAATCGTTTGCGAGGTTGTAAAAATTCATATTTCTGAGGATGTTTTGGACGAAAATGGTGCCATCGATCAATATAAAATAGATTTAGTAGCGAGAGCAGGAGGAAGTTATTATTCGAGAGCCAGAGATGGTTTTTTCGAAATTCCAAAACCGATATCTACTTTAGGAATTGGAGTAGACGCAATTCCATTAGAAATTAGAAACAGTACTGTTTTAACAGGAAATAATTTAGGAATGTTAGGCAATGTAGAAGAACTGCCAAATAAAAAAAATGTTGATAACTTTGCAAAAGAACATCCGCATTTTATGGGGTTAGAAACCACAAAAAAACATACATTTGCGCAAGAGTTTTTAGAAAAAAATGATGTAGAAAGTGCTTGGAAAGTGCTTTTAATTAAATAG
- a CDS encoding DUF3127 domain-containing protein: MEVIGKIKLIGEVQTFGSNGFRKRELVVTTDEQYPQMIMIEFIQDKCDLLNNYAVGQDVKVSINLRGREWINPQGEAKYFNSIQGWRIENLSQSAPNQGNLPPVDQFQQASNVSDAEPDDLPF; encoded by the coding sequence ATGGAAGTTATAGGTAAAATAAAATTAATTGGAGAGGTTCAAACATTTGGTTCTAATGGTTTTAGAAAAAGAGAGCTGGTAGTTACTACAGACGAGCAATATCCACAGATGATTATGATTGAATTCATACAAGATAAGTGCGATTTATTAAACAATTATGCTGTTGGGCAAGATGTAAAAGTTTCTATCAATTTAAGAGGTAGAGAGTGGATAAATCCACAAGGAGAAGCGAAGTATTTTAACTCTATACAAGGTTGGAGAATCGAGAACTTATCTCAATCTGCTCCAAACCAAGGAAATTTACCTCCAGTAGATCAATTTCAACAAGCATCTAATGTTTCTGATGCAGAGCCAGACGATTTACCGTTTTAA
- a CDS encoding DUF1456 family protein, which yields MGLTNNDILKKLRVAHKLRDTDIVEICALVDFKVSKAELGALFRSEEHDKYVECGDQILRNFLNGLIIHLRGPMPKKKIEKK from the coding sequence ATGGGATTAACAAATAATGATATTTTAAAAAAATTACGTGTCGCACATAAATTGCGTGATACAGATATTGTAGAAATTTGCGCTTTGGTAGATTTTAAAGTTTCTAAGGCAGAGTTAGGTGCTCTTTTTAGAAGTGAAGAACACGATAAATATGTAGAATGTGGCGACCAAATTTTACGAAACTTCTTAAATGGTTTAATTATTCACTTGCGTGGACCAATGCCTAAGAAAAAGATAGAAAAGAAGTAG
- a CDS encoding YqaA family protein codes for MEKKQKKRKKNTAFIGKRLHNYYGRTGFYVFVWESVKKAFIPIVLVVLGLFLFNRYVYDINEGLENITETFSRLGILITFFISETLLGLIPPEIFIAWTKKTDEPILNLSLLALLSYSGGLISYFLGRMTLKIHSVKMYLEVKMAANLKNTRKWGGFLILVGALLPLPFSIACLAAGMIKYPFKNVVIFGLFRLLRFAIYGWAIFKVVT; via the coding sequence TTGGAAAAAAAACAAAAAAAGAGAAAGAAAAACACGGCATTTATAGGCAAAAGACTCCATAATTATTATGGAAGAACTGGCTTTTATGTGTTTGTTTGGGAAAGTGTAAAAAAGGCATTTATCCCAATTGTTTTGGTGGTTTTAGGTTTGTTCCTATTCAATAGATATGTATATGACATTAATGAGGGTTTAGAAAACATTACTGAAACCTTTTCTAGATTGGGTATTTTAATAACCTTCTTTATTTCTGAAACCCTTTTAGGATTAATTCCACCAGAAATATTTATTGCTTGGACAAAAAAAACAGATGAGCCTATTTTAAACCTATCTCTTTTAGCCTTACTTTCTTATTCTGGAGGATTAATTTCCTATTTTTTAGGAAGAATGACACTAAAAATACATTCCGTAAAAATGTATTTAGAAGTTAAAATGGCTGCCAATTTAAAAAACACTCGTAAATGGGGCGGTTTTTTAATTTTAGTAGGTGCATTGTTACCTCTGCCTTTTTCGATTGCTTGTTTGGCTGCAGGTATGATTAAATATCCGTTTAAAAATGTAGTAATTTTTGGATTGTTTCGTTTGTTACGATTCGCAATTTATGGTTGGGCAATTTTTAAAGTAGTTACATAA
- the aat gene encoding leucyl/phenylalanyl-tRNA--protein transferase produces the protein MIWLTNEIVFPPYELTSKEGIIALGGDLSAERLIYAYKNGIFPWFSEDDPIVWYCPFKRMVLFPEEIKISKSMRKIINKCAFTITENTAFEEVIYNCKNIERKDGFGTWITDDMEQAYINLHKKGVAKSIEVWQDFGCTQSNRKLVGGLYGLEINTIFCGESMFSHVSNASKLAFIHLAKNKNYKLIDCQIYNEHLASLGAKEIDRELFLEILKG, from the coding sequence TTGATTTGGCTTACTAACGAAATAGTTTTTCCACCCTACGAACTTACTTCCAAAGAAGGTATTATTGCTTTGGGTGGAGATTTAAGTGCAGAAAGATTAATTTATGCCTACAAAAACGGGATTTTCCCTTGGTTTTCGGAAGACGATCCAATTGTTTGGTATTGTCCTTTTAAAAGAATGGTTTTGTTTCCTGAAGAAATAAAAATTTCTAAATCGATGCGAAAAATAATTAATAAATGTGCGTTTACAATTACAGAAAATACCGCTTTTGAAGAAGTGATTTACAATTGTAAAAACATCGAAAGAAAAGATGGTTTTGGTACTTGGATTACAGATGATATGGAGCAAGCTTACATCAATTTACATAAAAAAGGAGTTGCAAAATCTATTGAAGTTTGGCAAGATTTTGGCTGCACTCAATCTAACAGGAAGTTAGTTGGTGGTTTGTATGGTTTGGAAATTAATACTATTTTTTGTGGAGAAAGTATGTTTAGCCATGTTTCCAATGCTTCTAAATTGGCTTTTATACATTTAGCTAAAAATAAAAACTACAAATTAATAGATTGCCAAATTTATAACGAGCATTTGGCAAGTTTAGGAGCGAAAGAAATTGATAGAGAGTTGTTTTTGGAGATTTTGAAAGGGTAG
- a CDS encoding DUF4097 family beta strand repeat-containing protein, translating into MKSLLLFIGLLLTFNNLTAQKKVTENINSKNIENVYANLKFANNIIIKNWNKNEISVEATVNIDDNKHNNYFNFKTYKIGGTYKISSDYGDYFKKYRSYYSHSHKQGEEIKDDEDCCKHQHSNIVNYVIYVPKNMELKIKSISGSVEAENYIGELNLDLISGNITIKKHSKNMQLKTISGDIDIYVSDAKFEAKTLTGAVYSDLDLDFDKKRKSGYGSKIVATINKGTSSLKLNTISGDIFLRKI; encoded by the coding sequence ATGAAAAGTTTACTCTTATTCATAGGATTGTTATTGACTTTTAACAACCTAACAGCACAAAAAAAAGTGACAGAAAATATCAATAGTAAAAACATTGAAAACGTTTACGCAAACCTAAAGTTTGCAAACAACATTATTATTAAAAACTGGAATAAAAACGAAATATCTGTTGAAGCCACAGTAAACATCGATGATAATAAACACAACAATTATTTTAATTTTAAAACCTATAAAATTGGTGGAACTTATAAAATAAGTTCTGATTATGGCGATTATTTTAAGAAATACAGAAGCTATTATTCTCATTCGCACAAACAAGGAGAAGAAATTAAAGATGATGAAGATTGTTGTAAACACCAACATTCTAACATTGTAAATTATGTGATTTACGTTCCAAAAAATATGGAACTAAAAATAAAAAGCATTTCAGGAAGTGTAGAAGCAGAAAACTATATTGGCGAATTAAATTTAGATTTAATTAGTGGAAACATCACCATTAAAAAACACTCTAAAAATATGCAACTAAAAACAATAAGTGGAGATATTGATATTTATGTTTCTGATGCAAAATTCGAAGCAAAAACCTTAACTGGAGCTGTATATTCCGATTTAGATCTCGATTTTGATAAGAAGAGAAAAAGTGGTTATGGTTCTAAAATTGTTGCCACAATTAATAAAGGAACTTCTTCTTTAAAACTAAATACCATTAGTGGAGATATTTTTCTTCGAAAGATTTAA
- a CDS encoding HEAT repeat domain-containing protein, which yields MKCNDIQHKFTGFLDKSLTEVANSEIKKHLKSCTNCNQELEELKSFLAVLDSQEMETPSANLRSNFNKMLAQEIETVTPKVIQLKLQQDWKSYLKIAASIVIIIGAFLFGKHQSNIPQIVSIKNENQEEVLALLENSSASKRILGVSDAEEFTKKDTKIIEALINRLFFDKNANVRLAAAETLSKFSSEIIVRDALIKSLETDENSTVQIELIRILAKIQEKRAIESMQKLLKNEETPQFVKQQVELNLPNLL from the coding sequence ATGAAATGTAACGACATTCAACATAAATTTACAGGATTTTTAGACAAATCTTTAACGGAAGTTGCAAATTCCGAAATAAAAAAGCATTTAAAATCTTGTACAAATTGTAACCAAGAATTAGAAGAACTAAAATCTTTTTTAGCAGTTCTAGACAGCCAAGAAATGGAAACTCCTTCTGCTAATTTGCGTAGCAATTTTAATAAGATGTTAGCCCAAGAAATAGAAACTGTAACCCCAAAAGTAATTCAATTAAAACTGCAACAAGATTGGAAATCTTATTTAAAAATTGCTGCAAGTATTGTTATTATAATTGGCGCATTTCTTTTTGGAAAACATCAATCTAACATCCCACAAATAGTAAGTATAAAAAACGAAAACCAAGAAGAAGTTTTGGCATTATTAGAAAACAGTTCTGCAAGCAAGAGAATTTTAGGAGTCTCAGATGCAGAAGAATTTACTAAAAAAGACACCAAAATTATTGAAGCTTTAATTAATAGATTGTTTTTTGATAAAAATGCAAATGTACGTTTAGCTGCAGCAGAAACGTTGTCTAAATTTTCTTCAGAAATTATTGTAAGAGATGCTTTAATTAAGTCTTTGGAAACCGATGAAAACTCTACTGTACAAATAGAGTTGATTCGAATTTTAGCAAAAATTCAAGAAAAAAGAGCGATTGAATCTATGCAAAAGTTGTTAAAAAACGAGGAAACTCCTCAATTTGTAAAACAACAAGTCGAATTAAATTTACCAAATTTATTATAA
- a CDS encoding RNA polymerase sigma factor gives MKHLTDEEIMLQIADGKLDLLTILFNRYHVRIYNFFNKMTHNKMVSEDLTQDVFLKIIKYKASYKNGNFAAWVYTIARNIFSTHYQKTKKQRANEIGDDLLKSDETTVSENREDELDHLQKALQKLKSSERELIVMHRFQEIKYDQIAQIIGSSENAVKVKTHRAIKKLKEIYFQI, from the coding sequence TTGAAGCATTTAACTGACGAGGAAATAATGTTACAAATTGCAGATGGTAAACTAGATTTGTTAACCATTCTGTTTAATAGATATCATGTACGTATCTATAATTTTTTCAATAAAATGACACATAATAAAATGGTGAGTGAAGATTTAACGCAAGATGTTTTTTTAAAAATAATTAAATACAAAGCATCTTATAAAAATGGAAATTTTGCAGCTTGGGTTTACACAATTGCAAGAAACATTTTTTCAACCCATTATCAAAAAACGAAAAAACAAAGAGCGAATGAAATTGGCGACGATCTATTAAAATCAGACGAAACAACAGTTTCCGAAAACAGAGAAGATGAATTAGACCATTTACAAAAAGCTTTGCAAAAGCTTAAAAGTTCCGAAAGAGAATTAATTGTAATGCATCGTTTTCAGGAAATAAAATACGACCAGATTGCACAAATTATTGGTAGTAGCGAAAATGCAGTAAAGGTAAAAACGCACAGAGCCATTAAGAAATTAAAAGAAATCTATTTTCAAATATAA
- the mscL gene encoding large conductance mechanosensitive channel protein MscL, which yields MGKLKEFKDFAMKGNLVDIAVGFVMGAAFKQVVTSFTGGIVSPLIGLIFNADFKDLKYIAKEGVVDETGKVVGEVAVLYGDFLTNVIDFIIVAFVMFMLVKGINATKKKEKPAPEAPKGPSQEELLEQIRDLLAKQK from the coding sequence ATGGGAAAGCTTAAGGAGTTTAAAGACTTTGCAATGAAAGGAAACCTTGTAGATATTGCAGTAGGTTTTGTTATGGGTGCAGCTTTTAAACAAGTTGTAACATCTTTTACTGGAGGAATTGTTTCTCCGCTAATTGGTTTAATATTTAATGCCGATTTTAAAGATTTAAAATACATCGCTAAAGAAGGTGTTGTAGATGAAACTGGCAAAGTTGTTGGAGAAGTTGCTGTTTTGTATGGAGATTTCTTAACAAATGTAATCGACTTTATTATTGTTGCTTTTGTAATGTTTATGCTTGTAAAAGGTATTAATGCAACTAAAAAGAAAGAAAAACCAGCACCAGAAGCTCCAAAAGGACCAAGCCAAGAAGAATTGCTAGAACAAATTAGAGATTTGTTAGCAAAACAAAAGTAA
- the alr gene encoding alanine racemase, giving the protein MNLNNHVTVLEIDGNALEHNLNYFKGKLNPETKILAVVKAFGYGSDAVQVAHFLEDKVDYFAVAYANEGIALRETGIKTPILVLHPQTINLQNIVDYRLEPNLYNFSIFDAFLKLADEAPLMNYPIHIKFNTGLNRLGFWHTDIPKIISELKETNHVKVQSLFSHLAASEDLEEQDFTINQINNFAYIAKEFYKHLGYEPMLHILNTSGIINFPQAQFDMVRIGIGLYGFGNDEKETVQLKNTHNLKSIISQIHLIKPGETVGYNRSFVAKRPTKTATIPVGHADGLSRKLGNKKGYVFINNQKAPIIGNVCMDMIMVNVTKIDCKEGDEVIVFNHQNTIQHIANVSETIVYETLTAISQRVKKVLKK; this is encoded by the coding sequence ATGAATCTAAATAATCACGTAACCGTTTTAGAAATTGATGGAAATGCTTTAGAGCACAACCTAAACTATTTTAAAGGAAAATTAAACCCAGAAACCAAAATTTTAGCAGTTGTAAAAGCGTTTGGTTATGGAAGTGATGCTGTGCAAGTTGCCCATTTTTTAGAAGATAAAGTAGATTATTTTGCGGTTGCTTATGCTAATGAAGGTATTGCTTTGCGTGAAACAGGTATTAAAACTCCTATTTTAGTTTTACATCCACAAACCATTAATTTACAAAATATTGTAGATTATCGATTGGAACCGAATTTGTATAATTTTAGCATTTTTGATGCTTTTTTAAAATTAGCAGACGAAGCTCCTTTGATGAATTATCCAATTCATATAAAGTTCAACACAGGATTAAATAGATTGGGTTTTTGGCATACAGATATCCCTAAAATAATTTCAGAATTAAAAGAAACGAATCACGTAAAAGTACAATCGTTATTTTCTCATTTGGCGGCAAGCGAAGACTTAGAAGAACAAGATTTTACCATTAACCAAATTAATAATTTCGCATACATAGCTAAAGAATTTTACAAACATTTGGGTTACGAACCAATGTTGCATATTTTAAACACTTCTGGTATTATAAATTTCCCACAAGCACAATTCGATATGGTTCGAATTGGAATTGGTTTGTATGGTTTTGGAAACGACGAAAAAGAAACTGTACAATTAAAAAATACACACAATTTAAAATCGATTATTTCTCAAATTCACCTTATAAAACCAGGAGAAACTGTTGGATATAATAGATCTTTTGTTGCAAAAAGACCTACAAAAACTGCTACAATTCCTGTGGGCCATGCAGATGGCTTGTCAAGAAAATTAGGAAATAAAAAAGGCTATGTTTTTATAAATAACCAAAAAGCACCCATTATTGGGAATGTTTGTATGGACATGATTATGGTAAATGTTACAAAAATTGATTGTAAAGAAGGCGATGAAGTTATTGTTTTTAATCATCAAAATACGATACAACATATTGCAAATGTTTCTGAGACAATTGTATACGAAACGCTCACTGCGATTTCACAACGTGTTAAAAAAGTGTTAAAGAAATGA
- a CDS encoding thymidine kinase, producing the protein MFLENTVNHTEQFGWIEVICGSMFSGKTEELIRRLKRAQFAKQRVEIFKPAVDTRYDEEEVVSHNDNRIRSTPVPVSSNIRLLANDVDVVGIDEAQFFDDEIVAVCNDLANRGVRVIVAGLDMDFKGNPFGPMPALMATAEYVTKVHAVCTHTGNLAHYSFRKTKSDKIVMLGEMQEYEPLSRAAYYKALQKRKATSVSIENVEASKKNADNNLEDTEINSN; encoded by the coding sequence ATGTTTCTTGAAAATACAGTAAATCATACAGAACAATTTGGTTGGATAGAAGTAATTTGTGGTTCTATGTTTTCTGGTAAAACAGAAGAATTAATAAGACGTTTAAAGCGTGCTCAGTTTGCAAAACAGCGTGTAGAAATTTTTAAACCTGCTGTAGATACTCGTTATGACGAAGAGGAAGTTGTTTCGCATAACGACAATCGAATTCGTTCTACTCCTGTGCCTGTTTCTTCTAACATTCGTCTTTTGGCAAACGATGTAGATGTTGTTGGTATTGATGAAGCACAGTTTTTTGATGATGAAATTGTGGCTGTTTGTAACGATTTGGCAAATAGAGGTGTTCGTGTAATTGTGGCTGGTTTAGATATGGATTTTAAAGGAAATCCTTTTGGACCAATGCCAGCTTTAATGGCAACTGCAGAATATGTTACCAAAGTACACGCAGTTTGTACGCATACAGGAAATTTAGCACATTATAGTTTTAGAAAAACAAAAAGTGATAAAATTGTTATGCTGGGCGAAATGCAAGAATATGAGCCTTTAAGTAGAGCTGCATATTATAAAGCCTTGCAAAAACGAAAAGCAACATCTGTTTCTATAGAAAATGTTGAAGCTTCTAAAAAAAATGCTGATAATAATTTAGAAGATACTGAAATAAATTCAAATTAA
- a CDS encoding glycosyltransferase family 4 protein has protein sequence MKPVLIHTHFHKRRTGVTRSIENVFPFFSDEYEAYIYGNTAKGKKISFTELKKILFSKREVVVHCHRNNEIIRMLIFRALGAKFKLIATRHAESKPSNLTLKLLKSADKVVTLIKSMSDNLGIKNTIVGHGVNVAEFIPKENVSLKNIPQENIILCAGRVRKAKGQVVLLEASKILKGHENWALLIVGKVDKPDFLKELKAIAEKHSIEKQVYFIDETADIVSYYQASKIVVVPSFSEGFSLVTAEAMSCGCSVIATKNVGVHSQLIQDKKDGYLFEAGNIAELETILLQKIKGELPLFGTEARETILKSWSAKKEAENLIRVYKSN, from the coding sequence TTGAAGCCCGTTTTAATTCATACCCATTTTCACAAAAGAAGAACTGGTGTTACCAGAAGCATCGAAAATGTTTTTCCTTTTTTTTCTGATGAATATGAGGCTTATATTTATGGAAATACTGCAAAAGGGAAAAAGATTTCTTTTACGGAATTAAAGAAAATACTTTTTTCAAAAAGAGAAGTGGTAGTGCATTGTCATAGAAATAATGAGATAATCCGGATGCTTATTTTTAGAGCTTTGGGCGCAAAATTTAAGCTGATTGCCACTCGACATGCAGAATCTAAACCTTCGAATCTTACTTTAAAATTATTAAAAAGTGCAGATAAAGTTGTTACGCTTATAAAATCGATGAGCGATAATTTAGGCATTAAAAATACCATTGTTGGTCATGGAGTAAATGTAGCCGAATTTATTCCGAAGGAAAATGTTTCGCTAAAAAATATCCCGCAAGAAAATATTATTTTATGTGCAGGAAGAGTTAGAAAAGCAAAAGGACAAGTTGTTTTATTAGAAGCTTCCAAAATTTTAAAAGGCCACGAAAATTGGGCTTTGTTAATTGTTGGGAAAGTTGATAAACCAGATTTTTTGAAGGAATTAAAAGCAATTGCAGAAAAACATTCCATAGAAAAGCAAGTTTATTTCATAGATGAAACTGCGGATATTGTTTCTTATTACCAAGCCTCAAAAATTGTGGTTGTACCGAGTTTTTCTGAAGGTTTTTCTTTAGTTACAGCAGAAGCCATGTCTTGTGGTTGTTCTGTAATTGCAACTAAAAATGTGGGTGTGCATTCTCAATTAATTCAAGATAAAAAAGACGGTTATTTATTTGAAGCAGGAAATATAGCTGAATTAGAAACTATTTTGCTCCAAAAAATAAAAGGCGAATTGCCATTATTTGGAACTGAAGCAAGAGAAACAATTCTTAAAAGTTGGAGTGCAAAAAAAGAAGCCGAAAATTTAATACGCGTTTATAAATCAAATTAA
- a CDS encoding arsenate reductase family protein gives MKKVYFLQTCDTCKRILKEVNTAGFEQQEIKSNPVNEQQLAEMYALSNSYEALFNKRARLYKSMELKSKSLTEEDYKKYILDEYTFLKRPVFMVDNEIFIGNSKKVVEELKEKIG, from the coding sequence ATGAAGAAAGTCTATTTTTTGCAAACATGTGATACCTGTAAAAGAATTTTAAAAGAAGTAAATACAGCTGGTTTTGAGCAACAAGAAATAAAATCGAATCCTGTAAATGAACAACAATTGGCAGAAATGTATGCACTTTCTAATAGCTATGAAGCCTTATTTAACAAACGTGCAAGATTGTATAAATCTATGGAATTAAAGAGCAAATCTTTAACTGAAGAAGATTATAAAAAATACATTTTAGACGAATATACGTTCTTAAAAAGACCTGTTTTTATGGTAGATAACGAAATTTTTATTGGAAATAGTAAGAAAGTTGTGGAGGAATTGAAAGAGAAGATTGGGTAG